From the genome of Synergistaceae bacterium:
CGCCCGTTCGGGAGCAAAAATTCTTTTTGCCGCCATGGGAATTCCCCGCCAGGAAAAATGGCTTTCCCGCCACGGAAACGCCTTGGGCGACGTGCTTGCGGTGGGGGTGGGCGGCGCTTTTGACGTTCTGTCCGGACAGTTGAGGCGAGCTCCGCGAGCGATGCAGAAAATGGGGCTTGAATGGCTTTATCGACTTTGCCAGGAACCCTCCCGCTGGAGGAGAGACCTGAGACTGGCGGTTTTCGTTCTGCGCGTCCTGGCGACGCGACTGGGGCTCTACACCTGGAAGCAGACGACGCGGAAGGGGGAAAAGAGATGAAGGTCACGACAGTGGGAGACCTGATGGCCCGGGATTTGACGATGGTGATGGAATCCAGCACCATTGGAGAGGCCATCGATATTTTTTACCACCATCACGTTTCGGGGCTGCCGGTCGTCAGCGCGGACTGGAAGCTGGTGGGCTATCTTTCGGAGACGGACATTCTGAAGGCCGCCACGCCCTCCTATCTGGAGGTGCTCACTCACAGCGCCTTCATGAGCGGAGAAGAGGACGAGTTCGTTCGTCAGCTCAAAAACCTGGGACACCTTTCCGTGCGGGACTATATGACGAAATCTCCGGCCTTCGTGGAGCCCTGGGTGAGCCTCGTGTCCGCCGCGGATCTGATGATACGGAAGCATTTTCATCGCCTTCCCGTGGCGGAGGAGGGTGTTTTGGTGGGGATCATCGACCGCCGGACGCTGTGGGATTTTATGCTGGAAGAATATTATCGCGATGAAAAGTGACCCTGTGAATGTTTCCGACCCGCTGCTTGCGGTGGGCAGGGAACTGGAGGCTTTTCGCGCGGAACTGGAGAAGGACGCGGAGGAGAAGAAAAGGGCCTTCATGCGTTTCAGAGGGGAGACCCTGCGTCGGGTGGACGAAATGTGCGGCCGCACGATTGAGGCCGCCCGGCTGGAGGAGCAGAGCGTGGAGTCCCGCATCGCCGAAGACAGAAAAGCCATCGACGCGCGTATCGATGGATGGCTGCGGCGTTCGTCCCTGGCCCTGGAGGAAAGCGATGCCCTGGATCGCATTGCCGGAGAAGCCCTTCACCGTCTCATGCCGCCCGGAACAGGAAAAATATCGGACAGGGGAGGTAGAGACTTCTGATAGAACGCATGGCCCGCGTGTCCATATGGGGGGTACGCAGTAAAAAATCGGTTATTGTCGGTCGGCTCTACGAGCTTGGCGTGTTGCATCCCGTCTTTCGTTCCGTTTCCGCCGAAGAAAAAGAAGAGGACGGCGAAAAAAAGCATCCTCTGCTGGAACGGCTCAGGACGCAAAGAGGACAGGTTTTGGGCATGATCGAAGCCCTGTCCTGGGATGGATGGAAGCAGCTCACGGATGTTTGTATCGAAAACGTTCGTTACAATCTCTCCGGAGATCTGGAATTTATGATGGACGAAATCGACAGGAGCCTCGACCGGATTCAGCTGCGCCTGAACCGGATCCGGGAGGACGGGGAAAAGGCCCAGAGGGATTTCGTGGAACTTCGCAGGATCAATTCCATTCTGTCTCACGCCAATGCCTTTCTGGAGCAGGAGCGGTCCGCTTTGGGAGAGGTGGTGATCTGGAAGCTTTCCCGGCAGGGACAGCACGCCGTCATCACGAAGATTAACGGGGATTTGGACCTTTTGCCCAGCGGGCACGAAAAACCCTGGTTTCGCTACCATTCCTTCGATCTGAAGGACGGGTCCTCTTACATGGTTACCAGCGCCTCTCCGGAGGTTCAGCCCGGGCTGGCCGCGGCGGTTCACAACGTCCAGGGAATCCGGTGGAATCTGCCGGCTCACTTCGAAGGCCTTTCCCTGGCGGATGTTGTCGCGCAGATTCGTCAGCTTTTGCGCGGTTTGCCGGCTCGGCTGAGGCAGAATAAAACGGAGCTGAGGGTGCTTTCCTCCCAGTGGGGAGTGAATCTGGCCGCTGTTTATGTTTTGCTGGACGAGCGTCTGGAGCAGTTTTTGCTGGAAGTTTCCGCCGAGGATAACGAGGAATTTTTCACCCTGGAGGGCTGGATTCCCGAAAATGCCGTGGAAAGAACCCGCACGGTCCTGAAGGAGGATTTCGGCGACGCCGTTCTGATGCGCGCCAGAGAGGCGAGAGGCGATCTGGACGGGACGATTCCCACGGCTTTGCGGAACCGGTCCATCTTTCAGCCCTTCGAGCTTTTTCTGAAGCTGCTGCGTATCCCCGACTATCATGCCTTCGACCCCACCCCTCTGATCGGAATATTTTTTCCTTTTTTTTCCGGTTGCATGATTGGGGATCTGGGGTACGGTGTTCTCATTCTGTGGCTGGGGTGGTATCTGAAGCAAAAGTCGTCGAAAATATCACACGACATAGGGATTATCCTTATTTTCGTCGCCTTCTGGAGCGGAGTATGGGGAATCCTGTTCGGGGAGTTTTTTGGAGATGTGGGGCACCGCCTCCTGGGCCTGTCCTGGATATGGGTGGACCGGGCCCACGCCGTTTTGCCCGTCATGATCTTCACGGTTACCCTGGGATGCGTTCATGTCCTTTTGGGGCTTTTGATCGGGATGATCCAGGGCATACGGAACCGGCATCGGCATCTCTGGATG
Proteins encoded in this window:
- a CDS encoding CBS domain-containing protein, which encodes MKVTTVGDLMARDLTMVMESSTIGEAIDIFYHHHVSGLPVVSADWKLVGYLSETDILKAATPSYLEVLTHSAFMSGEEDEFVRQLKNLGHLSVRDYMTKSPAFVEPWVSLVSAADLMIRKHFHRLPVAEEGVLVGIIDRRTLWDFMLEEYYRDEK